In Arcanobacterium canis, the sequence GACATCGCAGTGCCCGACCTCCGCTCCTTCAACGCCACATTGGCCCAACTTACCTCCGGTTCAGCAAGTGCTACTGATGCTGGAATTATCCTGAGCGAGGAAAGCGCCGGGAGACTTTGACATTTGAACGATTCCGATTAAACTGCACAATGTAGTTGAAAGCTGTTGTATTCGGAAGGTGGTGTTGAGATGACTGCAGACGTCGCATTCTCCACCACTCGGTGCCAGTGTCAGTAGGGCGTCGAGCTTTACCCGTGCGCATTTGCGCTCGCTCGCCGCTCCTATTCCACGTCAATAGACGTTATTTCAACAGATCCCATTTTCGCGTATTGAAGCACATCGCAGAAGGAAAACCACATGCCTATTTATAACAACGCAACTGAACTCGTCGGACGCACACCCCTGGTACGAATTAATCGCTTGGGAAATGGAAATGCCAACATCATCGGCAAGCTCGAATTCTTTAATCCCGCCAACTCCGTTAAGGATCGTATCGGCGTCGCAATTATCGATGCTGCAGAAAAGTCCGGTGCCCTCAAACCGGGCGGAATGATCGTCGAAGGGACATCCGGCAACACTGGTATCGCACTTGCATGGGTCGGCGCAGCCCGCGGCTACAAGGTGGTGCTGACGATGCCGTCGTCGATGTCAAAGGAACGTCGCGCATTGCTCCGTGGTTTTGGTGCAGAACTTGAACTCACGGATCCCGCTCAAGGCATGAAAGGAGCTGTGGAACGTGCGAAGGAAATCGTGGCAGAAAATCCCGGCTCGATTCTCGCTTCGCAGTTCGCTAACGAGGCAAACTCCGCCATCCATGAAGCCACCACTGGCCCTGAGATTTGGGAAGACACCGATGGCCACATCGACATCTTCGTCGCAGGCATCGGCACTGGTGGCACCATCACCGGGGCTGGACACTACCTCAAGAAGCGCAACCCCGATCTCCGGGTCATCGCCGTTGAGCCCGCCG encodes:
- the cysK gene encoding cysteine synthase A is translated as MPIYNNATELVGRTPLVRINRLGNGNANIIGKLEFFNPANSVKDRIGVAIIDAAEKSGALKPGGMIVEGTSGNTGIALAWVGAARGYKVVLTMPSSMSKERRALLRGFGAELELTDPAQGMKGAVERAKEIVAENPGSILASQFANEANSAIHEATTGPEIWEDTDGHIDIFVAGIGTGGTITGAGHYLKKRNPDLRVIAVEPAESPLLSTGKAGSHKIQGLGANFVPPVLDTDVYDEIVAVKSDDAIAMARRAAHEEGLMVGISAGAALQAAVEIAARPENAGKNIVAIIPDFGERYVSTPLFDGLAD